The following nucleotide sequence is from Dyella sp. BiH032.
GTCGATCAAGCCCTGGTTACGCACGCAGAGCCCGGCACCGGCCGACAAGGAGCGCCTGCAGTCGCCGGAAGACCGCAAGAAGCTCGACGGTCTGTACGAGTGCATCCTGTGCGCGTGCTGCTCCACCAGCTGCCCGAGCTATTGGTGGAACGGCGACCGCTACCTCGGCCCGGCGATCCTCCTGCAGGCCTATCGCTGGATCGTCGACTCGCGCGACGAGGACACTGGCGCGCGCCTGGACGACCTGGAGGATCCGTTCAAGCTGTACCGCTGCCACACGATCATGAACTGCGCGCGCACTTGCCCGAAGGGTCTGAACCCGGCCAAGGCGATCGCGGAAATCAAGAAGCTGATCGTGGAACGCCGCTCGGCCTGACCGCTAGCATGTGTTCGATCCCATGGCCCGCGTTCCATCGCGGGCCATGTCGTTTCCGGAAACCGCAACGCCACTGACGATCCCTGAAGCTATGGACGAAGCCCGCATCAAACGCCTGCGCTGGCGCACCCGCCGCGGTACGCGCGAGCTCGATGCGTTGTTCGGCGGCTGGCTGGACGAGCGCTTCGCCCAGGCGAACGAGGCCTTGCGCGTGGCGTTCGACGAACTGCTGGACGTGCAGGACCCCGACCTGTGGGACTGGGTGATGGGGCACGCGCGAGCGCCGCGCGAGGACTGGCAGGCGATCATCGATGACATCCGTGCCCGCCATCGGCTTTGAATACCGGCCTTCGCGCGGGTTCGAGCGGGCGTTGGCGTGTGTGACCGTGCTGGCCGCGGTCGCCGTATGGCTTTCGGGCATGCCCTGGTGGGGTTGCCTGCCGGTGTCGTTCGCGCTCGGTGCGGCCCTGGCGCTCGCCTGCCGGCGTTGGCGAGGCGGCGCCCCTCGCGCCGCCATGTGGGCCGCCGACGGCCATTGGATGCTGCGGCAGGCCGCCTCCGAGGACGTGGCGGCGAGCCTGCTTTCCTTCCGTACGGGGCCTGCATGCTTGTGGCTGCGCCTCCAGCCGGCTTCCCGGCCCCCGGTGTCGCTGCTGCTGGCACCGGACAACAGCGACGCCGACCTTCGGCGCCGCCTGCGCATGCGCCTGGCAGCGACGCGCACAGAGGAGCCGGTTGCCGCGCCCTGACCGCCGGCTTGCCGAACCGCAGGGCTTGGGGCACTCTGCCGCGGCGTCGCGGTCTCCATTCCGCCGACCAACGCGATGCCCGGGCGGCTAGCCCATCGAATCCAGAAGCGACCCGCCCATGTTCCGACCGCTAGAGCTCTTCGTTGGCCTGCGCTACACGCGCGCCAAGCGACGCAACCAGTTCATTTCGTTCATTTCGACCGTCTCGATCGTGTGCATTGCGATTAGCGTGACCGCATTGATCACGGTGATGTCGGTGATGAACGGCTTCGACAACGAACTGCGCACACGCATTCTGGGCGCCATTTCGCACGCTACGGTGTCCGGCGTGGGCGGCGAGAGCGTGCAGGACTGGCAACGGGCGGTGCAGATCGCGGAAGCCAACCCGCACGTGCGCGGCGCCGCGCCATACGTGGAAGCGCAGGCCTTCCTGCAGGCCCGCCGTTCCAGCGGCGCGCTGGTGCGCGGCATCGATCCCGCGCAGGAGTCCAAGGTTTCCGACATCGGACTCCACATGGTGGACGGCAAGCTGGACGTGCTGCAGCCGGGCAAGTGGAACATCGTGCTGGGCCGCGAGCTGGCGATGACGCTGGGCGTGGCTATGGGCGACCATGTGACCATGGCCGTGCCCGAGTTCCGCGCCACGCCCATGGGCAGCGTGCCGCGCCTGCGCAGCTTCACCGTGGCCGGCATCTTCGAACTGGGCATGCAGGAGTTCGACTCCAATCTCGCCGTGATCAACATGCAGGACGCGGAGCGGCTCAACAGCCTCGACGGCCCCTCCGGCATCCGCCTGCGCCTGGACGACATGTTCAATGCCCGGCCGGTGGCGCACGAGCTGGCCAACAACCTGGGCCAGGTCTATCGCATGGAAACCTGGATGGACAGCCATGCCAACTTCTTTTCCGCCATCTCGATGGAGAAGAAGGTGATGTTCATCATCCTCTCGCTGATCATCCTGGTCGCGGTGATCAACTTGATCTCCATGCTGATGATGCTGGTGACCGACAAGCAGGCGGACATCGCCATCCTGCGTACGCTCGGCTCGACGCCGCGCAGCATCATGGGCATGTTCATGGTGCAGGGCGTGCTGGTGGGTTTCGTCGGCATCGGCTTCGGCGTGACGCTGGGCTCGCTGCTTTCCTGGCGCCTGCCGCAGATCGTCAAGTGGATCGAGCGTACTTTCCACACCACCTTCCTTTCGCCGGACGTCTATTACATCAGCGAGCTGCCCAGCAAACTGCAGGCGGACGACGTGATGAAGGTGGCGCTGGTGACCTTCCTGTTCTCGCTGCTCGCTACCCTTTATCCCGCGTGGCGCGCATCGCGCACGCAGCCGGCGCAGGCCCTGCGCTATGAGTAATGCCATGACCGACAACGCCATCGTGCTGCGCGCCAGCCACATCGCCAAGACCTACGAGGAAGGCGGCCTGCACACCGATGTACTGGCCGACGTGAGCTTCGCGCTGAAGCGCGGCGAGACGCTGGCCATCGTCGGAGCCTCCGGGTCGGGCAAGAGCACGCTGCTGCATATTCTCGGCGGGCTCGACACGCTCACCAAGGGCGAGGTGGAGGTGGAAGGCCAGGTGCTGTCCAAGCTGTCCGACGCGGAGCGCGGGCGCGTGCGCAACCGCTCGCTGGGCTTCATCTATCAGTTCCATCATCTTCTGCCCGAGTTCACCGCGCTGGAGAACGTCTGCATGCCGCTGCTCATCCGCGGCACGTCGATTCCCGAAGCCCAGAAGCGTGCGACCGATCTGCTGCAGCGCGTGGGCCTGGGCAGCCGCCTGGAGCATAAGCCGGCCGAGCTTTCCGGCGGCGAACGCCAGCGCTGCGCAGTGGCGCGTGCCTTGGTGACGCGCCCGGCCTGCGTGCTGGGCGACGAACCTACGGGCAATCTCGACGAAGGCAATGCCGATCACGTTTACGAGCTGATGCTCGAACTCAATCGCGAGATCGGCACCAGCTTCATCCTGGTCACGCATGACAGCCGACTGGCGGCGCGCATGGACCGCACGCTGGAGTTGCACAACGGTGTGCTGAGGGAACGTCCCGCACACTGAGCTCGGCGCCGGCTGATGTTGATATCAGCCGTCGCCTACGCAGTTTTCAGCCGAGCTTCGGACTTCATCGCCGTAGCCTGATCCCATCCATGGATGGGAGCGGCCGTGCGTACATACGGAGTGGTTGTGCTTGGCCCGCTTTTCCTCGCGGGCATACTGGCGGTGCAGTGGTGGCCAACGTTGCCTTCGCGGATATGGTTCGCCGGCGTCGCCGCGACGGGCCTGCTGCTGGCCTGGCGCTTGCCCCGGATGCGTGCCGTTGCGTTCGTGACCCTCGGCATGGCCTGGGCCGGTTGGTGCGGCGATCTTGGCATGGAGGCGCGCTTGCCTCGCGACCTGGAAGGCCGCGACATGCTTGTGACCGGCACCGTCACAGGATTGCCGCAGCTCCGCACCGAAGCGACGCGGTTCGTGCTCGATGTAGAGCAAGCCTTGCTCGGCAATGAAGCGTTACCGGTGTCGGGCCGTGTGCGGCTAGCCTGGTACGCGGCAGCTGGGAATGCCGTGCCCGTGCTCGACTCCTGTTCCCGCTGGAGGCTCCTGGTGCGTCTGAAGCGGCCGCGCGGCTTGGTCAACCCCGGTGGAAGCGACGGTGAGCGCAGTGCACTGGAGCAGGGCATCGTCGCCCACGGCTACGTTCGCGACGATCCGCGCAACCGCTTGCTGGGAACGGCCATCTGCGTCGACGGGTGGCGTGCTTCTCTCGCCGCGGACATCGCGCACCGCGTCGAAGACGCTCATGCTGCCGCCTTGCTGCGCGCCTTCGCCGTGGGCGACACCCGTGGTTTGAGCCGCCAGGACTGGACAGTGGCGCGCGCCAACGGCGCTTCCCATCTGATCGCGATTTCCGGATTTCACGTCGGCGTGGCGGCGGTCGCCGGCGTATGGTTGGCGCGGTTGCTGTATCTGCTTTGTCCCGGGTTCGGTCTGCGCGTGCCCCGCCTGCAGGCGGAGGCGTTGGCCGCGCTGCTTTTCGCTGCGTTCTACAGCGCACTGGCGGGATTCGGTTTGCCCACCGTGCGCACTTTGTTGATGATCGCCGTGATCGCGCTGGCGCGATGTCTGCGAAGAGCGGTGACGCCCTGGCAATCGCTGGCGGCTGCCTTGCTCGCGCTGTTGCTGGCCGACCCGCTGGCCGTGTTGTCGGCGGGATTCTGGCTGTCCTTCATGGGCGTAGGCTTTCTCATGCTTTGCCTGTCGACGCGGAGCCGGGGATGGAGAGGGTTCCTGCGCGACCTCGTGCTGGCGCAGGCCGTCATGGCGGTGGCCCTGACACCGCTGGCGCTGTGGTTTTTCGGCGAGGCCTCCGCCGTCGGCGTCCTGGCGAATCTGGTGGCCGTGCCGTTCGTGAGCTTCGTGGTGATCCCGCTGACGCTGGCCGGCGCGGCCCTGCTCCTGCTGGCGCCGCCGCTGGCGGGGCCGGTGCTCGTTCTGGCGGGGCGGTTTGCCCAGGCGCAGTGGTGGTTGTTCGAACGCATGGCCGGATGGCCCGGTGCGCACGGCTACGGCATCGATGTGCGGCCATGGGCCGTCGGGTTGGCGCTGATAGGCGCGGCATGGCTGTTCCTTCCTCGTGGCTGGCCGATGCGCTGGCTGGGAGCGGTGCTGTTCCTGCCACTGGCATGGCCTCCGCTGGATCGCCCGGGCCCAGGCGGTTTCCGGCTGTGGATGCTGGACGTGGGGCAGGGGCTCGCGGTCGTGGTGCACACGCGCGGGCACGCGCTGATTTTCGACGCGGGCGCGCGGTTTCCCTCCGATTTCGACATGGGCGATGCCGCCGTGTTGCCCTCGGTCCGCGCCTTGGGTTTGCCGCCGCCGGATGTGCTGGTCGTCAGCCATGCCGATAACGATCATGCCGGCGGCATGGCGGCGGTCGCCGCGGCGTATCCTTCGGCAGCCGTGCTGGCCGGCGAACCTGAGCGCACGCCCGTGCCGGGCGCACCGTGCGAGGCGGGGCAGTCGTGGACGTGGGACGGTGTGCGCTTCCGCATGCTCGGTCCCCGCGGAGCGGTGGCGAGCCGGGGCAACGATCGGTCCTGCGTGCTGCTGGTGGAAGGGCGGGGAGGGCGGCTTCTGCTCACCGGCGATATCAGCGTTCAGGCCGAGAGCGGCGTGGCGGAGGCCGTCGGCGACGGGCCGCCGCTCGTGCTGCAAGTGCCGCACCACGGCAGCCGCACCTCGTCGGGCAAGGCGTTCATCCATGGCCTTTCGCCGGTCCTGGCCCTGGTCTCGGCCGGTTGGCGCAACCGCTTCGGCCATCCGCATCCGCTGGTCGTGGAGCGCTACGCGGCGTTCAAGGTGCCGCTGCTGAATACGGCGGATCAGGGCGCGATCGAGATGGAGTTTCCAGCCGATGGCGCCCCGCGGGTGACACGCTCCTGGCGCGTTCACCGTGCCCGTTACTGGCGCGAATGAAGCCCGGAGCGGACCGTCCTTCCGTGGGGCGGCGGCGCCTCGCGCAAATGCCACGGGCGCCGCGGAACCGTCGGACGGGACTGCTATGATGCGCCCCTGCAATTCGATCGCATGGGGTGGGTGTAGTCGTGCTGGATATCCTGATGGCTGGCGGTTGGGCGATGCTGCCCATCCTGATCTGTTCGGCGATCGCCCTGGCGATCGTGCTGGAGCGTTGCTGGACGCTGCGCCGCAAATCGGTCCTGCCCCCCGGCCTGGGCGAGGAGGTCCGCAACTGGGCGCGTTCCGGCCAGCTCGACCCCGCGCACCTGGCCACCCTGGCCAACGGCTCGCCGCTGGGCGAACTGCTGGCCGCCGCCTTGGCGGTGCGCAACCGGCCGCGCGAGCTCATCAAGGAGCGCATCGAGGACACCGGCCGCCATGTGGTGCACAACATGGAGCGCTATCTCAACACGCTCGGCACCATTGCGTTGATCGGCCCGCTGCTCGGCCTGCTCGGCACCGTGATCGGCCTCATCCGCATGTTCATGGACGTCATGAAGGGCGGCGTGGGCGATCCGCTGAAAATGGCCGGCGGCATCGGCGAGGCACTGATCTGCACGGCCACGGGCCTGGTGGTGGCGATTCCCGCCTATGTGCTGCATCGCTATTTCCGTTCCAAGGTCGCGGGCTACTGCGTCGAGATGGAAAAACAGGCGACCGCGCTCCTGGACGAGCTGACCGCTGCCTCGAACGCCGCGGCGCGTCCCCGCCGCGCCGCCGAGTCGACCGCGGGCTGATCCGGCATGCGTATCGGCAACGACCGCCGGCAGGACGATTTCGAGATCAACGTGATCTCGCTGATCGACGTCCTGCTTACCCTGCTGATGTTCTTCGTACTCACCACCACCTTCGTCCAGCACACCCGCATGCAGGTGACGCTGCCAAAGGCGAGCGCCGACGAACGCGATATGCAGGCGCCTGCGCTCACCATCGTGGTGGACCGCGATGGCCATTACTTCGTCGGCACGGATGAGGTGCTGGGGCAGGGCATCGGGCCGCTCAAGCAGGCGATCGCCAATATCGCGGGCGACGACCGCGAGCGCCAGGTGACCATCCGCGCGGATGCGATGACGCCGCACCAGAACGTGGTCACGGCCATGGACGCCCTGGGCCAGCTCGGCTTCACCAAGCTGTCCATCGCCACCACGCCCAGCCAGGCGGACGCCGGCAAGTGAGCACCCGGAAAATCAACGTGTGGGACGCCGCGACCTGGCGGACCTACAAGCGCCTGCTCGGCTACACCCGCCGCTACTGGGGAGTGGGCATCGTCGCGCTGGTCGGCATGGCGCTGGAGAGCGGTTGCCTGGCGGCGTTCACCAAGCTGCTGCGCCCGATGATCGACGAGCTGTTCGCGCACAAGGACGCCTATCTCATCTTCTGGATGCCGATCTGGATCATCGGGCTGTTCCTGCTGCGCGGCTTGGGCATCATCCTCAACGACTACGGCATCGCCTACATCGGCCGCAACGTGGTGCAGAACATGCGCCGCGACGTGTTCGATGCATATCTGCGCTTGCCGGCCGCGTTCTTCGGCAGCGAGCATTCGGGGCAGCAGGTCTCGCGCATCACCTACACCAGCGAACAGGTCGCCCAGGCTTCCACCGACGCGGTGAAGGTGGCGATCACTGAAGGCCTGATGATCGTCGGCATGATGTACGTGATGCTGTCCACCAGCGCGTACCTCACCATGGCCTTGCTGATCATGGTCCCGGCGGTCGTGCTGATCGTGACCGTGGTCAGCCGCCGTTATCGCCAGATCAGCAAGCGTATCCAGGGCACCATGGGCTCGGTGACCGGCACGGTGGAGGAGTCGGTCGGGGCGCATCGCGAGGTGCGTATCTACGGCGGCCAACGCCACGAGTCGGAGCGGTTCGAGCAGGTGACCGAACATTCGAAGCGGCTCAACCTGAAAGTGGCCGTGACCAGCTCGCTGTCCAGCGCCACCATCCAGACTGCGGCGGCATTCGCGCTGGCCTTGCTGGTGTACCTGGGCACGCGGCCGAACGTGATCGACAGCATTTCGCCGGGCGTGTTCATCACCGTGCTCACCGCGATGGGCGGCATGCTGCCCTCTCTCAAGCGCCTCACCGGCGTGCAGGCGAGCGTGCAGCGCGGTGTGGCGGCCTGCGAAGACCTGTTCGGCGTGATCGACATGCCGCCGGAAACGGACGACGGCAAGCGCGTGCTGGAACGCACCCGCGGCGACATTGTCT
It contains:
- a CDS encoding succinate dehydrogenase assembly factor 2; this encodes MDEARIKRLRWRTRRGTRELDALFGGWLDERFAQANEALRVAFDELLDVQDPDLWDWVMGHARAPREDWQAIIDDIRARHRL
- a CDS encoding lipoprotein-releasing ABC transporter permease subunit, with product MFRPLELFVGLRYTRAKRRNQFISFISTVSIVCIAISVTALITVMSVMNGFDNELRTRILGAISHATVSGVGGESVQDWQRAVQIAEANPHVRGAAPYVEAQAFLQARRSSGALVRGIDPAQESKVSDIGLHMVDGKLDVLQPGKWNIVLGRELAMTLGVAMGDHVTMAVPEFRATPMGSVPRLRSFTVAGIFELGMQEFDSNLAVINMQDAERLNSLDGPSGIRLRLDDMFNARPVAHELANNLGQVYRMETWMDSHANFFSAISMEKKVMFIILSLIILVAVINLISMLMMLVTDKQADIAILRTLGSTPRSIMGMFMVQGVLVGFVGIGFGVTLGSLLSWRLPQIVKWIERTFHTTFLSPDVYYISELPSKLQADDVMKVALVTFLFSLLATLYPAWRASRTQPAQALRYE
- the lolD gene encoding lipoprotein-releasing ABC transporter ATP-binding protein LolD, coding for MTDNAIVLRASHIAKTYEEGGLHTDVLADVSFALKRGETLAIVGASGSGKSTLLHILGGLDTLTKGEVEVEGQVLSKLSDAERGRVRNRSLGFIYQFHHLLPEFTALENVCMPLLIRGTSIPEAQKRATDLLQRVGLGSRLEHKPAELSGGERQRCAVARALVTRPACVLGDEPTGNLDEGNADHVYELMLELNREIGTSFILVTHDSRLAARMDRTLELHNGVLRERPAH
- a CDS encoding DNA internalization-related competence protein ComEC/Rec2; this encodes MLGPLFLAGILAVQWWPTLPSRIWFAGVAATGLLLAWRLPRMRAVAFVTLGMAWAGWCGDLGMEARLPRDLEGRDMLVTGTVTGLPQLRTEATRFVLDVEQALLGNEALPVSGRVRLAWYAAAGNAVPVLDSCSRWRLLVRLKRPRGLVNPGGSDGERSALEQGIVAHGYVRDDPRNRLLGTAICVDGWRASLAADIAHRVEDAHAAALLRAFAVGDTRGLSRQDWTVARANGASHLIAISGFHVGVAAVAGVWLARLLYLLCPGFGLRVPRLQAEALAALLFAAFYSALAGFGLPTVRTLLMIAVIALARCLRRAVTPWQSLAAALLALLLADPLAVLSAGFWLSFMGVGFLMLCLSTRSRGWRGFLRDLVLAQAVMAVALTPLALWFFGEASAVGVLANLVAVPFVSFVVIPLTLAGAALLLLAPPLAGPVLVLAGRFAQAQWWLFERMAGWPGAHGYGIDVRPWAVGLALIGAAWLFLPRGWPMRWLGAVLFLPLAWPPLDRPGPGGFRLWMLDVGQGLAVVVHTRGHALIFDAGARFPSDFDMGDAAVLPSVRALGLPPPDVLVVSHADNDHAGGMAAVAAAYPSAAVLAGEPERTPVPGAPCEAGQSWTWDGVRFRMLGPRGAVASRGNDRSCVLLVEGRGGRLLLTGDISVQAESGVAEAVGDGPPLVLQVPHHGSRTSSGKAFIHGLSPVLALVSAGWRNRFGHPHPLVVERYAAFKVPLLNTADQGAIEMEFPADGAPRVTRSWRVHRARYWRE
- a CDS encoding MotA/TolQ/ExbB proton channel family protein, whose protein sequence is MAGGWAMLPILICSAIALAIVLERCWTLRRKSVLPPGLGEEVRNWARSGQLDPAHLATLANGSPLGELLAAALAVRNRPRELIKERIEDTGRHVVHNMERYLNTLGTIALIGPLLGLLGTVIGLIRMFMDVMKGGVGDPLKMAGGIGEALICTATGLVVAIPAYVLHRYFRSKVAGYCVEMEKQATALLDELTAASNAAARPRRAAESTAG
- a CDS encoding biopolymer transporter ExbD, yielding MRIGNDRRQDDFEINVISLIDVLLTLLMFFVLTTTFVQHTRMQVTLPKASADERDMQAPALTIVVDRDGHYFVGTDEVLGQGIGPLKQAIANIAGDDRERQVTIRADAMTPHQNVVTAMDALGQLGFTKLSIATTPSQADAGK
- the msbA gene encoding lipid A export permease/ATP-binding protein MsbA, with translation MSTRKINVWDAATWRTYKRLLGYTRRYWGVGIVALVGMALESGCLAAFTKLLRPMIDELFAHKDAYLIFWMPIWIIGLFLLRGLGIILNDYGIAYIGRNVVQNMRRDVFDAYLRLPAAFFGSEHSGQQVSRITYTSEQVAQASTDAVKVAITEGLMIVGMMYVMLSTSAYLTMALLIMVPAVVLIVTVVSRRYRQISKRIQGTMGSVTGTVEESVGAHREVRIYGGQRHESERFEQVTEHSKRLNLKVAVTSSLSSATIQTAAAFALALLVYLGTRPNVIDSISPGVFITVLTAMGGMLPSLKRLTGVQASVQRGVAACEDLFGVIDMPPETDDGKRVLERTRGDIVFNDVGLTYARNDFEALRGVDLHCRPGTVTALVGRSGSGKSSLVSLLPRFYEPSAGNIELDGFDYASYTLASLRRQIAWVGQSVVLFDGTVAENIAYGELAGASEKDIIAAADAANAMEFIQRLPKGIHSHIGQAGNMLSGGQRQRIAIARAILKNAPILVLDEATSALDTESERLIQQALQRLMRDRTTLVIAHRLSTIEHADQIAVMDQGRIVERGTHAELIALGGHYAALHRMQFHDKAGD